The nucleotide sequence CACGACGGCCTTGGTGGGGAACCGGCCGGACAGCGCGCCCCGGTTCTTGGCCGAGGTTGCCGCGCCGGCGGACAAGCGACCGTCCCGACCGGCCGGATGCGGCATACGCGGGGCCGGCTCCCAATCGGCGGCAATGGCCGTCGCCAAGCCGGCGGGCAGCGGAATGTCGTGTGAGGTGGTGCCCTCGGCGTGGGTGTCGGTGGGAGTCTCCGACGTGGGTTCGGCGGCGTCCGTCTCGCTCATGCCCCGATTCTAGGACGGCGCCGGGTTTGTCCCGCCGGAGACTGGGCCGACAGGCCGGTCAGTCGTGCGAGGGTGCCAGCCGATTCAGCAGGGTCGACCAGATCCCCCGTAGTTCGGCGGTGACCGCCGGGTCCGAGATCAGCCCATCGGCGCCGGCGTCCTCTCGTCCGACCGGTACCTGTCGGCAGGCCGCGTCGAGGACCTCCACTCCGAGGTAACCGAGCACGACCTCCAGCGTGGCGATGGCACCCCGGCCGCGTCCGGCCGCGCCGACGTTGATCCAGCACACCGGCTTGGCGGAGATCTCCGTGCCGCCCACCGTCCAGTCGAGCAGGTTCTTGAAGCTGCCGGGCAGCGTCCCGGCGTACTCCGGCGTGCAGAAGATCAGCGCGTCCGCGGCGGCGATCTCGTTGCGCAGGTGGGCGACTTCGGCCGGATAGGGCGGCTGGTCGTCGTCGGGGTTGAACGCGGGGAGCTTGGCCAGCCCGTCGTAGAGCTGGGCCCGCACGCCGGGTGGCCGCACGTGGGCCAGCGTGGCGAGCGCTGCGGCGTTCGTCGATCCGCGGCGGGTGCTACCGGTGATCAGCAGTACCCGGATCCCCGAGTCGCTCAACCCGCGTGCATCGCCGTTCATGACATCGTCCCCGCGTCCGGCGTCCACTCGGTGCGCCCAGGCATCGAGCATAGGGCCGTGACGCCGATGGCCGGATCCGTCCGCCTCGGTTCAGGTGACCTCGCCGGCAAGCAGGTCCATCAGCAACCCGTCGTGCCAGCCGCTGCCGTCCGGGGCCAGCTCGTAGCGGCGCATCAGTCCGACCGGACGGAATCCCACGGCGGAATAGCAACGAATCGCGGCCTCGTTGTCGGCCGCCGGATCGATCACGATGCGGTGATGTCCGCGCGCGCCGAGCAAATGCCGCACCACCGTTCGGACGCTGTCGCGTCCCAGGCCCTGGCCGTGTACCGCCGGGTCGAGGAAGATGTCGATGCTCGCGTGGCGATACATCGGTTCGGTCTCCTCCTCGTACTGGATCAACCCGCGCACCGCGTCGTGCCTGAGGATCGCGTAGCGAACCGCGTCCGGGTCGTCGAAGGGCCAGCCCGGCCGCGCGCCCTCCTCGCCCCACCGTCGCCATACCTCCTCGGTGCGAAGGATCCGCAGCAGTTCCGAGACATCAGAGCCGCGCACCGGTCGCAACCTGACGAGTTCCCCGTGCAGCCACCCGCTCCGATTGTCGGTCACGGGGTCATTCTCGTCCCGCTGTGCCGTTGTGGACGAGGTGGGGAAGGGGAGGATTCCGACTGATTTCGCCGTACGGGGCGACATGCAAACCGACCACCCTGTACGGCCCGGTCGAGCCGTCGCAGCCCGGCCGAAACGCGGTGTCGAAGGGTCGACACGCCGCATTCTTCGGGCCTTCCGCAGGTCGTCTCAGTATCAAGCTAAGGTCGAGCCCTCTGCGTCTTCCTTACGCCCTCAACATCTGTGTATAGTCCGGGTTAGCCCGCTTGGGGAAGTCGTCAGTCGGGGGTCTGACGGTTCGGGAAAGGCATAGGGGAATGCATTTCAAACGACCTCCGCGTCACTTCAGCGGCGTTTCCGCGCGGCGCGCCGGATCGCTGTTCGGCTCGGTCGAGATCGTGCTTCAGCCGATCGTCGACGTGACGACGGGTTCGCTGGTCGCGGCCGAGGCCCTGGCCCGCTTCCCCAACAACCCCGACACGTCGGTGGACGAGACCTTCGCCCTCGCTTACGCCAACGGACGCGGCGCCGACCTGGAAGCGGCCTGCCTGCGCTCGGCACTGCGGACCAAACGGGCCGAGTTGCCCGCCGATGTGGCACTCACCGTCAACGTCAGCCCGAACGCCCTTGATCATGCGGCGGTCCAGAGCGCCCTCGCGGTCGACCTCACCGGCGTGATCATCGAGATCACCGAACACGTCGCCAGCGACCTCGACGTGCTGCGCGCCCGGCTGGAGGAACTGCGTTCGCGCGGTGCCCAGATCGCCGTCGACGACGCCAGCACCGGCTACGCCGGACTGCTGCGGCTGACCGCCTTGCGCCCGGACTTCGTCAAGCTCGACCGCGGACTGGTCCGCGGCGCGCGGGGCAGCCTGGAACAGTCGGCCGTCATCGAGGCGCTCGTCCGGTTGTCCCACCGCATGGGCGCGCGTGTCCTCGGCGAAGGCGTGGAGACACTGGACGACTTGACCGCTCTGGCCGAGCTGGACGTCGACCTCGCGCAGGGCTTCTACATCTGCGAACCGACGGCCGATCTTCCCGTCGAGCTGCCCGACGCGATGGAATCCTGCCGGATCGCCCGGGGCGAACTGATGCGCAACGAGAACTCGGCGGTGCCCGTCGCTGATCCGATCGGCATCCGCCGGGTCACGGCCGCGCTGGCCGCCAGTGTCCAGTTGGCCGACCTGCAGGCCGCGCTCGGCAGCGCCGCGGTGAATCTCGGGATCGACGTCATCTCGTTGTCGACGCTGACCGGCGGTCGTGGGTTGCGCGAAGTCAGCTGCTCGGGCGCCCGGGTTGATCCCAAGCTCTACCGGCTGGCCGACTACCCCGAGACCAAGCACGCGCTGGAGACCGGCGAGATGCTCGAGGTGCACCTGGCCGACCCGTTCTCCGACCGGGCCGAGCGAGCCGTGATGCAGGCTGACGGAACCGCGAGCATGCTGCTCACGCCGGTCATCGGGCGCGGGCAGCGACTGGGTGTGCTGGAGTTCCGCCACGGCGCGCACCGGCGCTGGAGCAGCCACGATCTGACGCAGGCCCGCATCCTGTCCGAGCACATCGCCAGCGTGCTGCTGCGCATGTCACTGCGCACCGGTCCCGCGGTCGCGGTGGCCGGCTGAGCGCGGACGAGAACTCGAGCCCAGCTCCGCCCGCTGCCGGTCCGCAGGAGCCACGGTCATGCCTTGGCCTGCGACCAGCGCTCCACCACGCTGACGTCGGCGACGAACCGAACGGTGTCGCCGCCCGCGCCTCGGGTGACTCGACCCGGGCCCGGCTCGGCCCAACTCCGCGCCGCCTCGGCGAGCGCCTCGGTGACGAGCACGCCCACCCGCTCGGCGTGTTCGGCCGGGACGTGCACGAGCAGTTCGTCGTGCAGGCACAGGACGATCTGCGCGCCGAACGGAATGATCCGAGCCCGGACGACCGCGGCCCAGGTCTTGAAGAATTCAGCGGCGGCCCCTTGCACCATCGCGTTGCGGGCATAACGTCCACGACCGGCCAGCGCCGCACGTCGCTGCTGCTCGTCGAACGACTCCGCGACCGGATACATCAGCAGCAACCGGCCGCCGTAGGTGCGCAGTGAACGCCCGGCTC is from Jatrophihabitans telluris and encodes:
- a CDS encoding NADPH-dependent FMN reductase — translated: MNGDARGLSDSGIRVLLITGSTRRGSTNAAALATLAHVRPPGVRAQLYDGLAKLPAFNPDDDQPPYPAEVAHLRNEIAAADALIFCTPEYAGTLPGSFKNLLDWTVGGTEISAKPVCWINVGAAGRGRGAIATLEVVLGYLGVEVLDAACRQVPVGREDAGADGLISDPAVTAELRGIWSTLLNRLAPSHD
- a CDS encoding GNAT family N-acetyltransferase, translated to MHGELVRLRPVRGSDVSELLRILRTEEVWRRWGEEGARPGWPFDDPDAVRYAILRHDAVRGLIQYEEETEPMYRHASIDIFLDPAVHGQGLGRDSVRTVVRHLLGARGHHRIVIDPAADNEAAIRCYSAVGFRPVGLMRRYELAPDGSGWHDGLLMDLLAGEVT
- a CDS encoding EAL domain-containing protein, with translation MHFKRPPRHFSGVSARRAGSLFGSVEIVLQPIVDVTTGSLVAAEALARFPNNPDTSVDETFALAYANGRGADLEAACLRSALRTKRAELPADVALTVNVSPNALDHAAVQSALAVDLTGVIIEITEHVASDLDVLRARLEELRSRGAQIAVDDASTGYAGLLRLTALRPDFVKLDRGLVRGARGSLEQSAVIEALVRLSHRMGARVLGEGVETLDDLTALAELDVDLAQGFYICEPTADLPVELPDAMESCRIARGELMRNENSAVPVADPIGIRRVTAALAASVQLADLQAALGSAAVNLGIDVISLSTLTGGRGLREVSCSGARVDPKLYRLADYPETKHALETGEMLEVHLADPFSDRAERAVMQADGTASMLLTPVIGRGQRLGVLEFRHGAHRRWSSHDLTQARILSEHIASVLLRMSLRTGPAVAVAG